Genomic DNA from Plasmodium reichenowi strain SY57 chromosome Unknown, whole genome shotgun sequence:
TGAACgattaatatataattgtatcatttaattttttttttttgttaattcTTTCTATTAAACATGTACTTGTCTAAAGACATATATTTTGTCCAATTTTCACATTAAATTTTGtaaacaaatattaataagaatatagacaatatatacaatatatacaatatatacaatatatgcaatatatataatatatacattttgttcttatatattaaaaaaaatatatatgatatcATAACATAAtacattaaatataaatatattattagaacttttttgtatgtatatatatatatatatatatatatttatattatcctCCACATTTAACAAAGAATTTAacatttgtatttttatttcttattcTTCATTCAATTATTTActtaattattttaatttccTACTTTTTAGtgtcatatataattaatttttaaggtataaaaaaatttctttttaccaaaaaaaaaaagaaaaaaaaaaaaaaaacaaaaaaaaaaaaaattataacaGATTAATTTCTGCATATTactaaaaataaaaaatatccgttatattcaaaatttacaaaattgtatgaataaaaaaaaaaaaaaaaacatcaaaaaaataaaagaaaagaataCAAAATTGCACACATATTGTGAAAATGTTaatttagaaaaatatataatatatatatataaaaaaataaatatattgaagACCATGTCAAACAATATTcgtaataatattcttattgCAATTCACACTTTTTTAATTGTAATGATGTGTATCCcttcatataaatataagatatatattgtgtatacgtttataaaattatatgcTAACTTGTATATTAAAATCACAAGTACATTATTCTACATGTTTGTAATACGaatgttttataaaatattcatacttttacaatattattatattataatattttattgcgtttgtattttttttttttttttttttttttccatctttctattaatttaaatgtGTTAATCATCTTACAAACTAAAATCGGTTgatacatttttatcacATCTTTCTGAAGTAAACCAGCTTATATACTTAACAGATGAAAAGGTAATTTGGTTTTTTAGtcttttttcatattcaCACAATTGCTCCATAAATCCAATATTGGgacatatatttttttttcccattataaaattaaaagcTTCATTAAGACCAAAGTtctaaaaaataaattaaataaataaattatataaatatatatatatatataaatttattcatatatttacgacattcttatataaaaaaaaagaataatatataatatttaagatacataaatataagatTAATAACCTGTTTTCCAATTAAATATGCAATGGATATTGTTGATGATCGACTAATTCCATGactaataaaaaaaaaaaaaaatatatatatatatctatatatacatataaatatataaatatatatatatatataatacttgGCATgtcattttatttttttccttttgCACTTAATTAATATCTTACCAACAACAAATAAGTACTGATTGCTCTTTAGTTATATATGAATGGATAAAATTATTCGATTCTTCAAAATATGACgatatattttctaaaCCTATGTCCTCCAAATTAATTCTTAAAATTTCA
This window encodes:
- a CDS encoding protein tyrosine phosphatase, putative translates to MIQIIPYLYLGKKNDIDNVENLKKNNIKAVVICCTYFEYPEYKIPNGYEILRINLEDIGLENISSYFEESNNFIHSYITKEQSVLICCCHGISRSSTISIAYLIGKQNFGLNEAFNFIMGKKNICPNIGFMEQLCEYEKRLKNQITFSSVKYISWFTSERCDKNVSTDFSL